The proteins below come from a single Vanessa cardui chromosome 7, ilVanCard2.1, whole genome shotgun sequence genomic window:
- the LOC124530781 gene encoding kallikrein-4-like: MDRAVVTAAHCLNELKYRNGRIIAFLGATVPIHAKLLRHVIDYRTHPRYHAEKGRHNLGIAFFNARVPLGRFVRKIPIAPKSPLPGDFLFTSGWGKQIYNKVPDYSDLRHLKVSKQILIGVRECEKYTNFRLSSAYLCTISVNGYHYHGDSGNGLVTKNRFLIGVVSYMINEVTIYTDVIFERKWLKESILKFFESC, from the exons ATGGATCGGGCTGTGGTAACTGCAGCTCATTGTTTGAACGAACTTAAATATCGCAACGGTCGTATTATAGCCTTCTTGGGAGCGACGGTACCTATACATGCTAAACTACTCAGGCATGTTATCGATTACCGTACCCATCCCCGCTATCACGCAGAAAAAGGGAGGCATAATTTAGGCATTGCGTTCTTTAATGCAAGAGTACCGCTGGGTCGTTTTGTAAGAAAGATACCGATTGCTCCTAAATCTCCATTGCCTGGTGACTTTCTATTTACAAGCGGCTGGGGCAAACAAATA TATAACAAGGTTCCAGATTATAGCGACCTACGACACTTGAAGGTATCAAAGCAAATATTGATAGGTGTCCGAGAATGTGAAAAGTACACGAATTTCAGATTGTCTTCAGCATACTTATGTACCATATCTGTTAATGGATACCATTATCA TGGAGATTCTGGTAACGGTTTGGTAACAAAGAATCGTTTCTTGATCGGCGTCGTGTCTTACATGATAAATGAAGTTACTATTTATACCGATGTTATTTTTGAACGAAAGTGGTTAAAAGAATCAATCTTGAAATTCTTTGAAAGTTGCTGA